One window of Candidatus Eremiobacterota bacterium genomic DNA carries:
- a CDS encoding tetratricopeptide repeat protein codes for MARPLSFILVFFLAFSVILVSPASAKQKKLKAIDHYSNGCEFQGYGAFDKAIEEFKAAIKMEPTLKEAHFNLGLLYEVKKDWTLAEEEYQTILKLDPAFVPVYNNLGLIYFQRNKPDKALEYWQRGLRLDPNQPEVYNNVGILYMSQKDLDKAIQCFDAAITLKPSYIEAASNKAFAYMKKSDYKQAEEIYDKIVKDHSYDPVANYNFALFYLNRASYKKAAEVLEKVLKIRSDFPEAHSYLAVALVHSGSLDRALQEAKLAKDLKPSPLIMGNLGFVYASMERYPEAITEYKSAIDKDSSVAEIWSNLGQAYIDQKQYDQAIEELQKGLALHPGMDPLRLSLGQAYEEKGEYEKAAREYEMVAAQNQYLATPYYHLGNLYFRENKLPQALENYEKAVKRNSTYSEAYNNMGIISQRMGNQSQAIGYYDKAIAIEPQFVEAYNNLGLAYAEMKEWRNAINSWMKGLSIDGSYADIYYNLGTVYEQMKQPVEAVKYYYQFLKLKPSLEDAAKVRKRIEHIESQAQ; via the coding sequence ATGGCAAGACCGCTCTCTTTCATACTGGTATTTTTTCTCGCGTTCTCGGTCATTCTGGTCTCCCCTGCTTCTGCAAAGCAGAAGAAGCTCAAGGCCATTGACCATTATTCCAACGGATGTGAGTTTCAGGGGTACGGGGCTTTTGACAAGGCGATAGAGGAATTCAAGGCGGCAATCAAGATGGAGCCCACCCTCAAAGAGGCCCATTTCAACCTAGGCCTCCTCTATGAGGTGAAGAAGGACTGGACGCTCGCCGAGGAGGAATATCAGACAATACTGAAGCTCGATCCCGCCTTTGTCCCCGTCTATAATAACCTTGGCCTTATCTACTTCCAGAGAAACAAGCCGGACAAAGCTCTTGAGTACTGGCAGAGGGGCCTCCGCCTTGATCCCAACCAACCGGAAGTATACAACAATGTGGGTATCCTCTATATGTCGCAGAAAGACCTTGACAAGGCTATCCAGTGCTTTGACGCTGCGATCACGCTCAAGCCCTCCTATATTGAAGCAGCATCAAACAAGGCCTTTGCCTACATGAAGAAATCGGACTACAAGCAGGCCGAGGAGATCTATGACAAGATCGTCAAGGATCACTCCTATGACCCGGTGGCCAATTACAATTTCGCCCTTTTTTACCTGAACAGGGCAAGTTATAAAAAAGCCGCCGAGGTGCTTGAGAAGGTGCTCAAGATACGGAGCGATTTCCCCGAGGCCCACAGCTATCTTGCAGTGGCACTTGTCCACTCGGGAAGCCTTGATCGGGCCCTCCAGGAAGCAAAGCTGGCAAAAGATCTCAAGCCCTCCCCCCTCATCATGGGCAATCTCGGCTTCGTCTATGCCTCGATGGAGCGGTACCCCGAGGCGATTACCGAGTACAAGAGCGCTATTGATAAGGATTCAAGCGTTGCCGAGATATGGAGCAACCTGGGACAAGCCTATATTGATCAGAAACAGTATGATCAGGCCATCGAGGAGCTTCAGAAAGGACTTGCCCTTCATCCCGGAATGGATCCGCTCCGCCTTTCCCTGGGGCAGGCATACGAGGAGAAAGGCGAATATGAAAAGGCCGCCAGAGAATATGAGATGGTGGCCGCCCAGAATCAATACCTTGCCACGCCTTATTACCACCTGGGGAACCTCTATTTCCGCGAGAACAAACTCCCCCAGGCACTGGAGAATTATGAGAAGGCCGTAAAAAGGAATTCGACTTATTCCGAGGCCTACAACAATATGGGAATTATTTCTCAGAGAATGGGGAACCAGAGTCAGGCCATCGGGTATTATGATAAAGCCATCGCCATAGAGCCGCAGTTTGTGGAAGCCTACAACAACCTTGGTCTTGCCTATGCGGAAATGAAGGAATGGAGAAACGCCATCAACTCCTGGATGAAGGGCCTCAGCATCGACGGGAGCTATGCCGACATCTACTATAATCTCGGCACCGTCTATGAGCAGATGAAGCAGCCGGTGGAGGCGGTGAAATACTATTACCAGTTCCTTAAGCTCAAGCCCTCCCTGGAAGATGCGGCAAAAGTGAGGAAAAGAATAGAGCATATTGAAAGTCAGGCCCAGTAG
- a CDS encoding serine/threonine-protein kinase, producing MGGKDISERLPKGTVINSRYEILRYVGEGGQKRVYEVKDLNGTITVPVVIKEMKKASTQEMNLVSMQLFEQESIILMKLSHPTFPKIYDFFVDQGTFYLIQEYIDGEDMDRALAKGIFSEEQALDYTMQLAAFLDYLHSNVPPIIFRDMKPGNVMIGKNGKLYIVDLSGALLPGIGKQAEAVIVKTAGYFPRDYQNACEATDIYAIGVTLYEMLTRHPIHKAGVKLPPLKNIRDGLSFETENLVNRLALYGKAFRLGKAWEAKMESEEALRSLKKYNRILQKEGFAASFSRFFHESHVKYLRPMGSLIFLLLIFGMFFIPHILHRFFNSTLLVNVIPAFFLYCFSAFALLMYMIWTRLFSSHPGLSRIYRLFHSKIAWFGGLRPITLLVAVNFFIISAVYISMLMLLLSVWK from the coding sequence ATGGGCGGAAAGGATATTTCAGAGCGGCTGCCCAAGGGCACCGTCATCAACAGCAGGTACGAGATTCTCCGCTACGTAGGCGAGGGAGGACAGAAGCGCGTCTATGAAGTGAAAGATCTCAACGGTACCATTACGGTCCCTGTAGTCATCAAGGAGATGAAGAAGGCCAGCACTCAGGAGATGAACCTTGTGAGCATGCAGCTCTTCGAGCAGGAGAGCATCATACTCATGAAGCTCTCACACCCTACTTTCCCCAAGATATATGACTTTTTTGTGGACCAGGGAACCTTTTACCTCATTCAGGAGTATATCGATGGCGAGGACATGGACCGGGCTCTTGCCAAGGGTATTTTCTCCGAGGAGCAGGCCTTGGACTATACAATGCAGCTTGCCGCCTTTCTTGACTATCTCCATTCAAATGTCCCGCCCATCATTTTCAGGGATATGAAGCCGGGAAATGTCATGATCGGGAAGAACGGGAAGCTTTATATCGTTGACCTCTCAGGGGCGCTCCTCCCCGGCATAGGAAAGCAGGCCGAAGCGGTTATAGTGAAGACGGCGGGATATTTCCCCCGCGATTACCAGAATGCCTGCGAGGCCACCGATATCTATGCCATCGGCGTCACTCTCTACGAGATGCTCACCCGCCACCCGATCCACAAGGCTGGCGTGAAGCTCCCGCCCCTTAAGAATATCCGTGATGGACTCTCCTTTGAGACAGAGAACCTGGTGAACAGGCTTGCCCTTTATGGAAAGGCCTTCCGCCTCGGGAAAGCCTGGGAAGCGAAAATGGAGAGCGAGGAAGCGCTCAGGTCGCTGAAGAAATACAACAGGATTCTTCAGAAAGAAGGCTTTGCCGCATCGTTCTCCCGTTTTTTCCATGAATCGCACGTAAAGTACCTGAGGCCCATGGGCTCTCTCATATTCCTGCTTCTCATATTCGGTATGTTCTTTATTCCCCATATACTCCATAGATTTTTTAACAGCACTCTTCTCGTTAACGTGATCCCTGCCTTTTTCCTCTATTGCTTCAGCGCCTTCGCTCTCCTTATGTATATGATATGGACGAGGCTCTTTTCTTCCCACCCGGGCCTTTCAAGAATTTACCGCCTCTTTCACTCGAAAATCGCGTGGTTCGGAGGCCTCCGTCCCATCACCCTGCTGGTGGCAGTAAACTTTTTTATAATCAGTGCCGTTTATATCTCTATGCTCATGCTTCTTCTCTCGGTATGGAAATGA
- a CDS encoding MTAP family purine nucleoside phosphorylase, whose translation MKSPLALIGGTVFLEHILFSGVSPVMHESSQGKTELIVTENAVFNPRHGTRMNIPPHRINHQATMVALKERGVTSILGVCSVGSLKKTLPPGSIVIPDDYINLWDTQTFFNDSLTHITPHLCEKMRRHIMDAAQDAGIPFIPWGVYVQAKGPRLETRAEVRYLSQFADVVGMTMAGEATAAQELGLSYGCICSVDNYAHGLADEPLSNDEIRKRAGQSAEIMKDIFFRLVKRLSQEGPGS comes from the coding sequence ATGAAATCGCCACTAGCTCTCATAGGTGGAACAGTATTCCTTGAGCACATATTGTTTTCAGGGGTATCGCCTGTCATGCATGAGAGCAGCCAAGGGAAGACTGAGCTCATTGTGACGGAAAATGCCGTATTCAACCCGAGACACGGCACAAGGATGAATATCCCTCCCCACAGGATTAACCACCAGGCAACCATGGTGGCCCTCAAAGAGAGAGGGGTCACCTCAATTCTTGGCGTCTGCTCCGTGGGAAGCCTGAAAAAAACGCTGCCGCCGGGGAGCATCGTCATTCCTGACGATTATATCAATCTCTGGGACACCCAGACCTTTTTCAATGATTCGCTCACCCATATCACCCCGCACCTGTGCGAGAAAATGCGAAGGCACATTATGGACGCCGCTCAGGATGCCGGCATCCCCTTTATCCCCTGGGGGGTCTATGTGCAGGCGAAAGGGCCTCGCCTTGAGACCAGGGCGGAAGTGCGCTACCTCTCCCAATTTGCCGACGTGGTGGGCATGACCATGGCAGGTGAGGCAACCGCCGCCCAGGAACTGGGTCTCAGTTACGGGTGCATCTGCTCTGTCGATAATTACGCTCATGGCCTCGCTGATGAGCCTCTCTCAAACGATGAGATCAGAAAGCGGGCCGGCCAGAGCGCTGAGATCATGAAGGATATCTTCTTCAGGCTCGTGAAACGGCTCTCCCAGGAAGGTCCCGGCTCATAA
- a CDS encoding tetratricopeptide repeat protein, giving the protein MKFIKHLGFKTAAFLSVLFIFFVLLIVFWALKLLSVWTMVAFGIGCIIFFALNVKDRKDQLKRQGEKLVEKADGLMAKAEIKGAMRDYEKALEMAGPHIGAYLGLGNCYRSLGDNKKARENAKKALELKADSPAALYLMAVCLLRDDEPDRALKNLESAVQLNPDLTDAYLLMAEIHSNLQRKEDALRDYSIYLEKSKDEKGKKLVRERIEKLKAK; this is encoded by the coding sequence ATGAAGTTTATAAAGCATCTGGGTTTTAAGACCGCCGCGTTTCTTTCGGTCCTCTTCATTTTTTTTGTGCTGCTCATAGTGTTCTGGGCGCTGAAGCTCCTCTCTGTCTGGACCATGGTAGCCTTCGGCATAGGGTGCATCATCTTTTTCGCCCTGAATGTCAAAGATAGAAAGGACCAGCTCAAGCGCCAGGGTGAGAAACTCGTGGAAAAGGCTGATGGCCTCATGGCAAAGGCTGAGATCAAGGGGGCCATGCGCGATTATGAGAAAGCCCTTGAGATGGCCGGCCCTCATATAGGTGCCTACCTGGGGCTGGGAAACTGCTACCGCTCCCTTGGTGACAATAAAAAGGCCCGGGAGAATGCCAAGAAAGCCCTGGAGTTGAAGGCTGACTCACCTGCGGCCCTCTATCTTATGGCCGTATGCCTTCTCAGGGATGACGAGCCCGACAGGGCTCTCAAGAATCTTGAGAGCGCCGTGCAGCTGAACCCCGATCTTACCGATGCCTATCTTCTCATGGCGGAGATTCATTCAAACCTCCAGAGGAAAGAAGACGCCCTCAGGGATTACTCCATCTACCTTGAGAAATCAAAGGATGAAAAGGGGAAAAAGCTCGTGAGGGAGCGCATTGAAAAGCTGAAGGCAAAATGA
- a CDS encoding protein kinase: MVPGTILRSRYEIVSLIGKGGMSVVYLALMRPHGKDIVIKETAQGGKDGSKALEKEFSILSQLFHPHLPCVIDLFEEHSRVYLVEDYIKGKPLDATLKEIPPPDLVPLYRIIFQVCATLSYLHGKKILHRDLKPSNIILSEKGIAKLIDFGSARIVKKGKKADTVAFGTVGFASPEHYGCRQTDERSEVFSLGALCHYLFTRQNPSEKPFIFEDPAKINTALPEAVAALIRKATQLKRESRIGTISEFRHHLAGAAALSAGREKLLFCPLCWVVMDSLKAGSTSFEGCPLCRGIWCSTRELSRRGPFIYGENNPLIEEYWEETPVPKENHDFTMRRLCCPRCGTLMHTFHHRKAAHTELDRCPEGCGLWLDRGELKALFLPRGGKGL; the protein is encoded by the coding sequence ATGGTTCCCGGCACAATACTCCGCTCACGCTATGAAATCGTCTCACTCATCGGCAAAGGGGGCATGAGCGTTGTCTACCTTGCTCTGATGAGGCCCCATGGAAAGGACATCGTGATCAAGGAGACAGCACAGGGCGGCAAAGACGGCTCCAAAGCACTCGAGAAAGAGTTTTCCATACTCTCGCAGCTCTTCCATCCCCATCTTCCCTGCGTCATCGACCTTTTTGAAGAGCACTCCCGCGTATATCTCGTTGAAGACTACATCAAAGGGAAGCCCCTTGATGCCACCTTAAAGGAGATTCCCCCCCCCGACCTGGTCCCGCTTTACAGGATCATCTTTCAGGTCTGTGCCACTCTCTCCTATCTTCACGGCAAAAAGATACTACACCGCGACCTGAAGCCCTCCAATATCATACTGTCAGAGAAGGGGATTGCAAAGCTGATCGATTTCGGCTCGGCAAGAATCGTGAAAAAGGGGAAGAAGGCCGATACCGTGGCCTTCGGCACCGTGGGATTCGCCTCACCGGAGCATTATGGATGCCGGCAGACCGATGAGCGATCGGAGGTATTCTCTCTCGGAGCTCTCTGCCATTACCTCTTTACCAGACAGAACCCCTCGGAAAAGCCCTTTATCTTTGAAGATCCAGCAAAGATCAACACCGCTCTTCCCGAGGCAGTGGCAGCACTTATCCGCAAAGCCACCCAGCTTAAGCGCGAGAGCCGCATCGGCACCATCAGCGAGTTCCGCCATCACCTCGCAGGGGCCGCCGCCCTCTCCGCCGGCAGGGAAAAATTGCTGTTCTGCCCTCTCTGCTGGGTGGTCATGGACTCTCTGAAGGCCGGATCGACATCCTTTGAGGGGTGCCCTCTTTGCCGGGGGATATGGTGCAGCACCCGCGAACTCTCAAGGAGAGGGCCCTTCATATACGGTGAGAATAACCCGCTCATCGAGGAGTATTGGGAAGAGACACCTGTGCCGAAGGAGAATCATGACTTCACCATGAGGCGCCTCTGCTGCCCCCGGTGCGGCACGCTGATGCACACCTTTCACCACCGGAAAGCAGCGCATACAGAGCTGGACAGGTGCCCTGAAGGGTGCGGCCTTTGGCTTGACAGGGGTGAGCTTAAGGCGCTATTCCTTCCCCGTGGCGGCAAAGGGTTATAA